AAAGTACGGGGTGGTGTGCATGCGCTCGTCCAGGTCTTTCTCCTGGATGTCCGCGTGCCGATCGACGTGGATGATGCCGATCTTCTTGGAAGtgcacgcggcgatgccgcgGACGGTGGGGAAGCCGATGGagtggtcgccgccgaggatgagcGGGAAGGAACCGGAGGAGAAGACGTGGCCGACCGCGTTGGAGATCTGATCGAAGGATTTCTCGATGTTGGCGGGGATGGTGAacacgtcgcccgcgtcacACATCGTCATCTGCTCGCGGAGATCGACGCCCATCTCGTAGTTGTACGGGGTGTACAGAGCCGAGATGCGTCGGATGCCTTGGGGACCGAACCTGGTGCCGGCCCTGTACGTGCACCCGCCGTCGAAGGGTACGCCGAGGCAGGTGACGTCGTAGTTGCCCACGTTCctcacgtcctcctcgaaggGAGCCTTGAGGAAGGTGTTGATGCCGGCGAAGTGCggaagctcgccgcggctgaacGTGGGGATGGTCTTGTCCTCGAgggaggacgcgccgggcaGGCCGATCTCGATGTTGCgcttgagctcggcgtcgtgcaCGGCCGTCGGGATCGACGCGTGCTTGACCGCGGCTTTCCAGCCCTTGGTCTGGAACCTCGGGTCCGTCGGGTCGGGGTGGTGATGCCTGGCCTGCCGCTGCAGGTGCGCGCCAGAAGCGGCGAagccacccgcggcggggttgtTGCCAACCCCGGCGAGAACCTGCCGCGTGACCTGCTGCTGCTCGGTCTCCTGaagcgccgcgttggcggcgcgcCTGCGATACGTCGGGTGTTGGGTGGACGATTCGATCAGTCATCGCGACACGACCGGGGAAGAcgggcttcggcggcgtcgtgcgaaTCCCTTCCACGTTGTTACCGGGGGGGCAAATCCAacgaacccccgccgcgggttgcGGATCGACGGGACGCGAGGATcgatgcgacgcgaggggaAGGGACGTGATGATCGACTGACGTACCTGAGCGGCCTCGATAGCTGCCTGAAGATGCGCATGACTTTCGCGGatgacgtgcgcggcgtccagtGGTAACCCGCCGGAACCCTCACGTGCAAAAAGGTTCGGGTTCGGGAAAGCGGATTGCGTGTCATCAGCGGCGCGAAACGCCTCGATCCACTCGTACATAGGTTCAGTCAGAAAAATGTGATGAAAAACGAAAAGTTATATCCAATTTTTGGAAATGGGACGGAAAAGGGCCGAAAAGCAACAATCCCCCCAAAGAGAGAGCCACGGAAGACGaaggcgccgcgaccgcgaacTCGATACGCGACTATCGACGCGCGCACGATCGATCGCGTTTCCGTGGATACGccccgtccatcgcggaTCGCCCGATCCAACCTCATTCCACCGGGAcccgcgtcgctcccgcgtcggggtcgaccgcgtcgatcgattgattccctcgcccgccgccgcgagtccCACCCGCTTCGCGAaccgcccgcgcgatgaCGAACGAGTTTTGGGTCGACCTTTGGGCGGGCTggatcgccggcgccgcaTCCGTCCTCGCGGTCCAGCCCGTGGACACCACCCTGACCCGCATGCAGGCCACGCGTTTGGCGCCCGGCGTGGACGGGAGCGCGAGAGCGGCGCTTCGCGTGGTGCTCGCcgaggggggcgcgcgcgctctgTGGCGCGGAGCCGCGCCGATGACCGCGGTGATACCGGCGCAGAACGCGCTTCTCTTCGCAGGGTACGGCGTGGGCGAGCggtgggcgtcgcgcagggACAAAGACTCCGGTGGAAACCCCGACGGTTCGTCCCGCGAGTCGCTGCTCCCCGTCTtttgcggcggcgtcgtcggcggagtcCTCCAGTCCTTCGTCGTCTCCCCGTTCGAGCTCGTCAAGATCAGGCAGCaagccgcgggcggggcggtgacCCTCGCCGTGTCCACCCTCGCCGGTAACCTCGGCCGCGTTGGGCTTTGTACGAGGGGATTGGGCGCCACTTTACTCAGAGACGGCGTGCCGCACGGAGTGTGGTTTGCGGCGTACGAGTGGTCCAAGCGACGGATGGTCCAAGCGTCGAgagatgatgatgatgatgaggcgacgacgagccgccggacggacgcggcggtgccgttGTGCGccggggcgttcgcggcggcggtggcgtgggGGGTGGGCTACCCCGCGGACCTGGTCAAGACGAGGGtgcaggcgcaggcggcggcggcggcggcggcg
The genomic region above belongs to Micromonas commoda chromosome 4, complete sequence and contains:
- a CDS encoding arginase/agmatinase/formimionoglutamate hydrolase produces the protein MYEWIEAFRAADDTQSAFPNPNLFAREGSGGLPLDAAHVIRESHAHLQAAIEAAQVRQSIITRAANAALQETEQQQVTRQVLAGVGNNPAAGGFAASGAHLQRQARHHHPDPTDPRFQTKGWKAAVKHASIPTAVHDAELKRNIEIGLPGASSLEDKTIPTFSRGELPHFAGINTFLKAPFEEDVRNVGNYDVTCLGVPFDGGCTYRAGTRFGPQGIRRISALYTPYNYEMGVDLREQMTMCDAGDVFTIPANIEKSFDQISNAVGHVFSSGSFPLILGGDHSIGFPTVRGIAACTSKKIGIIHVDRHADIQEKDLDERMHTTPYFHATNIPNVPATNLVQIGIGGWQVPRPAVEHIVGRRTNVFTMDDVEELGIPKVAEMALERAWDGADAVYMSYDIDSLEAAFVPGTGWPEPGGLLPREALKLVGLVAAEGLCGLEIVEVSPPYDVSDITSLMALRIAVDVMGSMVANGKMGAHKHIIDKEFVPF
- a CDS encoding mitochondrial carrier family (carnitine/acylcarnitine), producing MTNEFWVDLWAGWIAGAASVLAVQPVDTTLTRMQATRLAPGVDGSARAALRVVLAEGGARALWRGAAPMTAVIPAQNALLFAGYGVGERWASRRDKDSGGNPDGSSRESLLPVFCGGVVGGVLQSFVVSPFELVKIRQQAAGGAVTLAVSTLAGNLGRVGLCTRGLGATLLRDGVPHGVWFAAYEWSKRRMVQASRDDDDDEATTSRRTDAAVPLCAGAFAAAVAWGVGYPADLVKTRVQAQAAAAAAAGGATMMRSAPGLAETCAAMLRESGGDVLRAFYRGFDLKLLRAVPASAVSFFAYEEARRWLERE